From a single Nematostella vectensis chromosome 3, jaNemVect1.1, whole genome shotgun sequence genomic region:
- the LOC5509022 gene encoding uncharacterized protein LOC5509022, giving the protein MRRFKISQSSTSKMATRLPFVRGRLLHVCKLYSTHGARLSSTMSSEPPKIQPGTARPKIPSGFAEKAAQTGVDKTRIGTEQIGSEQIGSEYGDDRKFRNVSGDDNKTYMNEEYFSYNQDSFYDIEMVIDATGARQKQPDPKVPYQHTEPWNKAAKA; this is encoded by the exons atgcgcagatttaAAATTTCCCAGAGTTccacatccaagatggcgactCGCTTACCGTTTGTTCGTGGAAGACTTCTTCATGTTTGCAAG TTGTATTCTACACATGGAGCTAGATTAAGCTCAACAATGTCATCTGAACCACCCAAAATTCAGCCAG GTACTGCTCGGCCAAAAATCCCATCAG gatttgctgagaaGGCTGCACAGACCGGCGTTGACAAAACCCGGATCGGAACGGAACAAATTGGATCAGAACAGATCGGATCGGAATATGGAGATGACAGAAAGTTTCGCAATGTTTCTG GTGATGACAATAAAACCTACATGAATGAAGAGTATTTCTCATACAATCAAGATTCCTTCTATGATATTGAGATGGTCATTGATGCAACTGGGGCTAGACAGAAGCAACCAGACCCCAAAGTTCCCTACCAGCACACTGAGCCGTGGAACAAAGCAGCAAAGGCCTAA